From Primulina tabacum isolate GXHZ01 chromosome 2, ASM2559414v2, whole genome shotgun sequence, one genomic window encodes:
- the LOC142536731 gene encoding uncharacterized protein LOC142536731 → MQMFAHHLYREGYFNGANLMPENKFDSTCFRVGFARQFLKFVAVEFGKDHQEIAKWLSAGDLKTIALFGCPSFGHNSINAAKNLRRFFEIEEHEVCHKCRMRQWCKRADKRAWNGATKLSLSDVIRVLVLYAMASVPRQLVISKEIKDSVSRLLKEIINLSKTVTRSFPRTPL, encoded by the exons ATGCAAATGTTCGCACACCATTTGTATAGGGAAGGATACTTCAATGGCGCGAATTTAATGCCAGAAAATAAGTTTGATTCCACTTGTTTTCGGGTCGGTTTTGCCCGTCAGTTCTTGAAGTTTGTGGCTGTAGAGTTTGGAAAAGATCACCAGGAGATTGCCAA ATGGTTGTCTGCAGGTGATCTGAAAACGATAGCCCTTTTCGGGTGCCCGTCCTTTGGGCATAATAGCATTAATGCAGCCAAGAATTTGCGCAGATTCTTCGAAATTGAAGAACATGAG GTTTGCCATAAGTGCAGAATGAGACAATGGTGCAAGCGAGCTGATAAAAGAGCTTGGAATGGTGCTACCAAGTTAAGTTTGTCTGACGTGATCAGGGTCCTTGTTTTGTATGCAATGGCATCAGTACCTCGGCAGCTGGTAATTTCAAAGGAAATTAAGGATTCTGTTAGTCGATTACTGAAGGAGATCATAAATCTCAGTAAAACTGTGACCCGGAGCTTTCCCAGAACCCCATTGTAG